The Candidatus Nitrosoglobus terrae genome segment GGTAAATATAAAGACAATTGTCCCCATCGTCTAGACGGCCTAGGACATCGCCCTTTCACGGCGGTAACAGGGGTTCGAATCCCCTTGGGGACGCCAATTTATATAGGCTTTATCTTCTTCAAGTTGGGTGGTAATTACAGGCCATTTATTTTTCTACTAAAATCACGTTAATCCCTTAAAAAGCCTAGCTTAAAGACTTGAGGGCTTAATTTCTCGGTAAGTATCTGGTAGGCATTTTCAAATACGCTGAAATCTATAGGTAGATCATCGCCAGATTGATTTCGCCGTTTAAGCGCGTTACGAATTTGATACCAGCCTACATCGGGGCGATTAAGCTTTAGTTCGTCCCTAACAATACGTGGGGCTGTTTTTGTGAAATAGGCACGCCATAAATCACGACCCGCATCCAAAACGGCTGCTGCCTCTAGGGATAGAAGTTTTTCTTTCAGGTATTCAACCATGAAATTGGATTCAAAACGGTTTTGTGCGCCTACTTCGTTTTCCGTATAAGGGATGAAATGATTAACGATAGACCAAGTACGGCCATTCCACTCTAGCCCATCCGCACTAGCTGTTAAATTACTGCCATTAAACAGCATCCATAGTAAACAATCATTTTTAAATTCGTCTGTTAACAGCTCGGAAGGTTGCAAAAATTGATCTCGATCATTGATCCACGTGGGTTTAATTAAGCGGCGCACGGAAAAGACAATAGCCGATTGCCAAAGATTATCTTTTGTTACAAAGAAGCCACCCGCGCTACAATATCCAGAAGATAAGAGCGCAGTTTGTGTTCCTGCGTTTTGTAAATCCGACCCTTTACAAATCATGCTACCAATAGCATTGTCAGCCCATTTCGTGCCACGCACATCTTTAGTGCTAATTGTTGGGGAAAGTGCGTTTTTCAAAGGAAGCACACCAATATTGTTTGATCGGGGGCGCTTTATCCAATTACCTAGTAGAGCAGAATTTAAACCATTGAAAAATGTTTTTTCTCCAATAGGATTAGCTTTTTTATCTAAAATTTCCGCTCGTATCTGGGTGATAGGGGTTTTTCTACCGTTTATGTCGGTTTTCCAAATTAAAAAGCCAATAGGAAAGTCTCCCTTCAATCCATCAAAAGCTTTACTATGAACAATAAATCCACCCAAATATTTAGCATTCCACGCGTCACGAAATTTTTCAAAATTTGGCGCATTTACATATTTTAATTTACTAAACATTGCTAGCGTGGCTGTGGGGATTTCTTTTTTTATTCTATACATAAACTGTAGAAAGACTTCCCGCGAAGCGTAGCCATAATCCTCCATAGTGCGCCCCACTGCGGTCTTTGAAACCCCTTTTTTGCTTTCAGCGTTTTTTCCACCGGATACCGTTAAATTGTCGTTATTAGCAGCCTCTGCATAAGGTGGGTTAATCAAAACAAGCATTTTCTTCCCCTCGGAAATAGCCTTTCTTAACCCTTCGGGTATTTTGTTGGTCACAGAATAGTTGATTTCCCCATCTTCCGTGACATCATCATTAAGATAGTCGTACTGAAAGCGCGTAGCCGCTACGCAGGTTTTGGTTGCATACATTACATCCACATCCGCCTGATCCAGCGTGGACATATAAATATTGCGATGGTTAGAGTGTTTGACTTCCAAATTGCCAACACCGCAGCACATATCCCAGATAATATATTCACGCTGCCAGTTTTTACCCAGCGTTTCCGTCAACTTATCATAGGCTTTATCTACCACATGAAGGGGGGTGTAATAAGCGCCCTTGAAAGAACGTTCATCATAAGGAATTAAACTATCCCGACGCTCTAATAGATAGTTACGATATTCTTCATCTGGCGGACGGTGATAGATCGCCCAAAACCGACGATAACCTTCTTTATTCCCCAGTTCATATAATTTTCCATCCAGCATAAACACGGGTGAATTATTTTTATGCAAAAGCTGTGCGGGTAAATTGTCATGGGTGGAAACAAAGCCATCGCTCATGATGTCTGCAAAAAATAAAAGAGCGTATTTGTTTTCTGCAATCTCGCCTATTTCACGGCCAATCATTTCCACCCATCTATCAAACACCTGTTTCAGATTGTCGGGCGTAATTTGTGTGCGGATAATATCGCCGGATTTAATAGCCTCTTTAACAGTCTGTATAAACTCCTTTTCGTGCGTGGAAATTTTAAAAGAAACAAGATAGGTGCCGATAAACGCGGATACCTGCTCCAGCGCTTCTTTAGGGAATTGGCTAGCAGATTTTCCCCATTTAATTGTTTTCTTTTTTAGAAATGGTAAAACATCTGCCGTTTTCATGATGGCAGCTTTTTCGGTGTCAATAACCGCTAGAAGCGAGGGGACGATTTCGCCCTTATTTAACGCAGCCTGCACATAGTGTAATAATTGCGTGAACATGGCATAGGTTGACACTGTGCCTTTATCTTTGGCCTCAAACCAGATTTCATCGGTTACAATGTCGATCAGCCCTTTTCTATAGCCTTTTAGCCCCAACGCCTTGATATAAATATCCTTTACATCTTCTTCGCTTTTCGCGGTTTTTAATACTTCATACAGATTAAACGCCATTATTATTGCCTTTTGTTTTTAATAAATTCGCTTTTTCCGGAATTCGCTGCTGCTAAAACCTGACTTTCGCGCCCAATTCCCATAAAATATCGGCCTAAATGCCGGCTAAAAGTATAAATATAAGTAAGCTATATCATTCAATGTATCTAAGTAATACTGATTTGCCTTTAATGCCATGTTAAGTTTATTAAAACCCAATCAAATTCACCTAATACCCAGTTTCGTACGCCGAGAAGGTCGAATCACGCCCGCTCAAAAAAAAGCCCTTGAACAATTATGGCCTATCTATGGATTGTCGCTAGGCGCAGGCTATTTAGATTTAACAGCTATTTTTTCGCGACAAATACCCCTTATTTTAGAAATTGGCTTTGGCAATGGGGAATCCATAGCTCAACAAGCCTACACGACTCCAGAAGTAAATTTTCTTGGAATTGAAGTCTATCGCCCTGGGGTAGGTCAATTATTAGCGCAGCTTAAAGCAAAAGAATTAAAAAATGTTCGCTTGATCAATGAAGATGCTTTAAAAGTACTTCAGTACCATCTCCCAGATCAATCTTTAGACGGGGCTCAGATTTTCTTTCCTGATCCGTGGCCTAAAAAACGTCATCATAAACGACGGCTGATTCAATTACCTTTTATTGATTTACTCTGGCATAAAATCAAACCCAATGGATGGATTCATTTGGCTACAGATTGGCAAGATTATGCTATCCAGATGATGGAGGCACTCAGCCAATACAAGGGCTTTTATAATATCGCGGGCCAAGGACAATTTATCCAAAAT includes the following:
- the trmB gene encoding tRNA (guanosine(46)-N7)-methyltransferase TrmB, which encodes MLSLLKPNQIHLIPSFVRREGRITPAQKKALEQLWPIYGLSLGAGYLDLTAIFSRQIPLILEIGFGNGESIAQQAYTTPEVNFLGIEVYRPGVGQLLAQLKAKELKNVRLINEDALKVLQYHLPDQSLDGAQIFFPDPWPKKRHHKRRLIQLPFIDLLWHKIKPNGWIHLATDWQDYAIQMMEALSQYKGFYNIAGQGQFIQNLGQRPITKFEHRGQRLGNLVWDLKFKRID